A genome region from Triticum aestivum cultivar Chinese Spring chromosome 2B, IWGSC CS RefSeq v2.1, whole genome shotgun sequence includes the following:
- the LOC123040152 gene encoding bidirectional sugar transporter SWEET6b-like isoform X1 yields MVSADVARNIVGIIGNVISFGLFLSPVPTFWRIYKAKDVEEFKPDPYLATLMNCLLWFFYGLPIVHPNSTLVLTINGIGLVIEGAYIIIFIIYAANNTRVHTCNPPNAPSSGLLYLFGVSFCTEDPFACPNPCHVPVLCVQWKILSVLAIEAAFMAAVVAGVLVGAHTHEKRSMIVGILCVIFGSIMYASPLTIMGKVIRTKSVEYMPFFLSLVNFLNGLCWTGYALIKFDIYITIPNALGTIFGLIQLILYFYYYRLTPRKGKNVELPTVLTKNAVTSGNVSVTVEK; encoded by the exons ATGGTTTCCGCCGACGTGGCCCGGAACATCGTCGGCATCATTGGCAATGTCATCTCCTTCGGCCTCTTCCTCTCCCCTGT GCCAACGTTCTGGCGAATCTacaaggccaaggacgtggaggAGTTCAAGCCGGACCCCTACCTGGCGACGCTCATGAACTGCCTGCTCTGGTTCTTTTACGGGCTCCCCATCGTCCACCCCAACAGCACCCTCGTCCTCACCATCAACGGCATCGGCCTTGTTATCGAGGGCGCctacatcatcatcttcatcatctacgCGGCCAACAACACAAGGGTACATACGTGCAACCCTCCTAATGCCCCCTCATCCGGCCTACTGTATCTTTTCGGTGTTAGTTTCTGTACAGAAGATCCTTTTGCATGCCCTAACCCATGCCATGTGCCTGTGCTGTGCGTGCAGTGGAAGATACTCAGCGTGCTCGCCATCGAGGCGGCGTTCATGGCTGCCGTGGTGGCCGGTGTGCTCGTCGGCGCCCACACCCATGAGAAGCGCTCCATGATCGTAGGCATCCTCTGTGTCATCTTCGGCTCCATCATGTACGCCTCCCCGCTCACCATCATG GGTAAAGTGATCAGGACCAAGAGTGTGGAGTACATGCCGTTCTTCCTGTCGCTGGTGAACTTCCTCAATGGCCTCTGCTGGACGGGCTATGCACTCATTAAGTTTGACATCTACATCACG ATCCCCAATGCCCTCGGTACAATCTTCGGCCTCATCCAGCTGATACTGTACTTTTACTACTACAGATTGACCCCCAGGAAGGGCAAGAACGTTGAACTGCCCACTGTGCTCACCAAAAACGCCGTTACCAGCGGCAACGTCTCGGTCACCGTCGAGAAATAA
- the LOC123040152 gene encoding bidirectional sugar transporter SWEET6b-like isoform X2, whose translation MVSADVARNIVGIIGNVISFGLFLSPVPTFWRIYKAKDVEEFKPDPYLATLMNCLLWFFYGLPIVHPNSTLVLTINGIGLVIEGAYIIIFIIYAANNTRWKILSVLAIEAAFMAAVVAGVLVGAHTHEKRSMIVGILCVIFGSIMYASPLTIMGKVIRTKSVEYMPFFLSLVNFLNGLCWTGYALIKFDIYITIPNALGTIFGLIQLILYFYYYRLTPRKGKNVELPTVLTKNAVTSGNVSVTVEK comes from the exons ATGGTTTCCGCCGACGTGGCCCGGAACATCGTCGGCATCATTGGCAATGTCATCTCCTTCGGCCTCTTCCTCTCCCCTGT GCCAACGTTCTGGCGAATCTacaaggccaaggacgtggaggAGTTCAAGCCGGACCCCTACCTGGCGACGCTCATGAACTGCCTGCTCTGGTTCTTTTACGGGCTCCCCATCGTCCACCCCAACAGCACCCTCGTCCTCACCATCAACGGCATCGGCCTTGTTATCGAGGGCGCctacatcatcatcttcatcatctacgCGGCCAACAACACAAGG TGGAAGATACTCAGCGTGCTCGCCATCGAGGCGGCGTTCATGGCTGCCGTGGTGGCCGGTGTGCTCGTCGGCGCCCACACCCATGAGAAGCGCTCCATGATCGTAGGCATCCTCTGTGTCATCTTCGGCTCCATCATGTACGCCTCCCCGCTCACCATCATG GGTAAAGTGATCAGGACCAAGAGTGTGGAGTACATGCCGTTCTTCCTGTCGCTGGTGAACTTCCTCAATGGCCTCTGCTGGACGGGCTATGCACTCATTAAGTTTGACATCTACATCACG ATCCCCAATGCCCTCGGTACAATCTTCGGCCTCATCCAGCTGATACTGTACTTTTACTACTACAGATTGACCCCCAGGAAGGGCAAGAACGTTGAACTGCCCACTGTGCTCACCAAAAACGCCGTTACCAGCGGCAACGTCTCGGTCACCGTCGAGAAATAA